A stretch of DNA from Cannabis sativa cultivar Pink pepper isolate KNU-18-1 chromosome X, ASM2916894v1, whole genome shotgun sequence:
ataaagaatcacaaaatgattagttgaaaagcttcctgaagaagccttacatacaattgctactttgagtagtaaaatgtctttgtatgtacctagatgtgtaacttttatctagttatgaaagtgataataaataacttattatatgtacttgttgtacatttaaatatataatatatcaagtcatgataattagactgatgaatagtctattaataaattagacgacttgttaaaaagatatcaggaaaaataaatgatatgttatggttatatatatttgaccattacaataacatgatgaagttgtcatgtatcttttaacttatacacatcattgaattgatgatagtgattcctgaagagtgtatatgttttggagaataatataattatattattcgtgtatataaaaatgaaacttgtaatgattatgttgtaatgaatttacattatattttgaaagtttcattgaaatacaaattatagtgaacctgaagttcatgaattgaattattttgacatgatcaataatatgcaataaattgtcaaagaatttgactaaattttgttaaagaaccagaagattcttctcattgttatttataaggctcaaaagaagaatgtgcatatatttccacatagaaaatatttaaattatattttcttaacaatcttgagtcattgttagatttttattgcatagtttcttatcgatgtgataagattatataatcatgcatttactgttgttactgatatttcgcaacaccaaaaaatacaatttaactggtaaaagagagaattatttgagagatgacaaatgcgagtagtcaacctagaatggcgagtactcgaataGGAATGCAAGAGTAAacaacaaagctggaaaaataaatgagacggtgaattatagtggttcagtcagatttcgttctgcttagtccactgtagccagggattcgtaggtgcattttcacggtggatcacccctttatatacaaagcaggtgcccaatcggttacatgaggatcacatttattgttaatccattatttacacattgaattgcaatgactaaactcaaacaacgttaacattaataaatgtatgacagttactgaattcatcaacgtatgcgtctttcgcatctgcgagttgaccgttcatgttccgtcgGTTGAGCTCGTAGGATCGCACATACGTTTGGAACGCCTGCGTCCTTAAGTAATCGCCCGttgtagacgtcgcatgttgaagctggtaacatctggacatgcgaacttatattggtcTGTTAGGGCTGTTGGGTCACTGGGACCAAAAACTACCTCATAGGGCATCGGTCTCCATACTcgtcgcggaggtatagagggagacactcgcacatgttctgacataagcgagttgggtctaccctgcatgatgaggATTATGGTTATGCGGTATGAATTAGGTCGCGCccgcagtatctcgctggtcttatcctgggcgaggtcaaaacttcgagaagtctctcacggacatttcagcttttaTTGGGAATCTGAATACGCGTGTCCTTTTAAAGAAGAGTTTGGTCTCGAgattctaggtgagagaaatctcaccataacacatgcccctagtttcgcgacgtgactagagcggtcactgagggaaactattgctcgagagacaggtgaaaggttgtcacgaggaggtgaccttttggttgtcccatcgagggtttcgaaaaatgacggctgtaatgattaattttcattatctctaggatgccacgtcacaaaacccttcggttttcgtgtaggcgtggccataattggccgttagatggggcgaccttaggcattctgactgccacgtgtcacgatcccaattaataagggatatgggtatttaaacgctttgatacgaatcaaatttcccatttttccctcttttctcttaacttcCCTCCAGTGCATATACTTCAGACAAAATCCACTCCCAGATTTCCTGCCACTTTCCACAACATTTTCattctcagaagtgatcgagaaTAACCGCAGGaatcaaaactaaaggttagctTCTAAATCACTGCATTTTCGCTTTCTGTTTTTGGAGATAATGTGCTCTGTTTTCTGGGTTAGGatgtttttgaaaacttttaggagtgtatgctagtgggtattTATGTATTCTGGGTCCATGAAACTGGGTAACATTCATAGTGTAGgacctgtaaactgacataaccgTATACAATTCATAGGCACTGATTCACGTCCCGAATGCTCGCGGAcattcggatgaacaatttgaatgttCGCGGGTATTCGGTTGAACAGCTTGAATAATCGCATATTTTCCAAGACTTATTTCCGTTTCAACTGTTGACTAGACTTTTTAGAATCTTTacatgtcgcgggctgagtggtgagagcattaattgccattccaaatggtgggtgtgtcacagtattctaatggctatATATGCGAATATatgtcccttgagatactgagatacacccagccatttgttgacgtgcgttaATACTCGAATGATCGTGCTTTTTGGTTGGTAGGTTGTCTCGAAACGGCGGGTGTCTcgcagtaacttcagggttatgctcgaaaatgcatactCCTTGAGTCACTGTGATacgcccagccgtttctggaggtataccgcacaaccaaggatgcgtgaattactcgcCCAAAGATGGTTACATTTCTTTTCGCATGCTGATAGGAGGGTCAGTGTTCGCATGGAGCCTGACTTTCTTGTCGAATGCGACTTTTATACTctactgcgggtgagatcacttacctttattttttcacacatccatcacgctgaaaagatcttctatctttcagatgagcgatctatcggaCAGCCAGCAGCTCGGCTCAGGAGGTCGTGCTTTTGACGGGGAGTCGTCACAAGAGAGAgacagttttctccctacggacatctccgaaatggaggctgcggagatagagttaggtccgatgtcttctgtaGACATTGAGAGGATGGTACAGGAGCTCGCTGAACCTGGGACAATCGATATCCGAGATAGCGAATCCACAGTATCAGCACGCGACTATCTCATCCATACGAGACACGCtcccgacatcgaggtcgaggaggtggaggaggaatGGACTACTCCGGTCCGCGAATCAGgtgaggaagaagaggaagcggaagggagtgggacggACTCGGTCGACGACTCCCAATTGAACGAACCTTTCTCATGCGAAGACCTAGTCTCGAGAGTCGTCAAATCTGACTTCACCACCTTCGTAAGGTTGAATTTGTTGCGACTCGCGTTTCAAAGTCCCAAACCTTCTCAGAGAGCGCATCTTCCGTtcaccaaccctgcgatcatccctacagaggacgtggtcatctcaatacccattcttcgatgtggTGTATCAGTCCCATTTCATCCTTTCGTCGCAGCCATTCTCAGACGTTATGACGTATCGCCTTTTCAGCTAacacccaacagttatcgcattgttctagccttctatgcgatgtacatggagtatgcTCATAGGGCTCCGTCAGTAGAGGAGTTTAGCTACTTCTATGACATAAAGAGCGTGGGTCTTCATAATGGCTTCTTTTGCTTtagtaaatgggcgacttctgaaataaacGGTGTTGAGGGGATGGTCTCGAACATGGGCGACTGGAAGTCGAAatggttttatgtttttaaggttcctgggatcaggaccgactttaatcgcagacccagtACGTCGCATATTTGTTGACTTAGATAAAATCTGTTACTTTGTTTTTCGAAATCTTTTGCTAActcgttttttttttgttatcatcgcagatagaccagctcgaccaacGCTTGACGTTAATAAGAAGGGGGTAGCTGAAATTCTTGGgagtcttccggtacaagatcgcgactggcgattactgtgtacgactgccaaattgcgagaacacaaactgatccctgagaacgcgagtcttcaacgggagccaGTATATAAAGAACCTTCTGAGAAACAGCAGGAGCGGATAGATAAAcgtctttctaagcaaactcctcgacaaaCTTCAGGTAACTCGTCCTTTTGCTATAAATTGACGGGTAGGATTGTGATTTTTACTTATCTATTCCTTGTGTTTGTAGACATGACTTTCttgaagtctgcccctgtcctgaagatcaagcaaaagggtggaacaccggcgacttcgccggtcgtcgcccagaagaggaagagtgATGCGATGACTTCGCTTGCTGCAGATTCCTCCAAGAAGTTGGCTAAGACTActcaggacaaggggaagaaagtcgtcatcGACTCTCCTGTTCGTGCTCGCGACTTTCTGGCCATGCAGGAAAAATTACTGGCTGAGATTCCTTACGAGGATCTTGCTTCTCGTTCTACTGAACTGGCCGTGCAATCCATGGCTTTGTTCATGAAAGCCGCGGCTACTCCTTCAAAGGAAACTGATTCGCTGAAGAAGCAGAACGTCCATTTTCAAGAGAACATAAAGAAGCTGAAGCAGGAGGTGGCGAGGGTGGAGGAGCTTAACAAGGCtaaggagaaggagctcgaggaaGTCAACAAGGCAAAAGAACAGGTGGAGCTCGAGCTCAAGAAGTCGCAGGACACGATCGTTGAGATGGCTCGCGActtggaggctgagaaagagagTGGGAAGAAACAGTACGATCAGGCTGTGTCTGACTACATTTACACTACTCTTTCCAAGGTCcctgacttcgacttctcgctgCTTGGAGCCGAAGCTGCAGAAATGGCTGAAGCCTTTCGCGCGATGTCTCCTACCCAGACTCAGGGTAACCTTCCTGATGAAACCGAGGGAGTACAAGCTGAAGAGGTCGAGAATGAAGTCGTGAGCAAGATTGCAGACGAGGCTGCTCCTGATGAGACTACTCCCATCGCTCCAGGCGTTTGAGTATTTTCTAtcttatgttgttgtttaatttcactcttactctttttttttatatatatgcggtacacgggtactcgcactTCTGTACTTAGAGAATTTTATCTTactttttggacaaatttctatcctcgcaGGGATAGCttacattttaatatttacgcagtacacgggtacttgcgattttatatatatttaactttGATCACAGCTTGGTGTGACTGCAATTATATGCGGttttaattacagcttggtgtaataaagtaGGAAAAACTCGGTAAATCAAATTACTCGAAAAATAAGTGATTTTATTCAAGCAATCAGTAATACATGCGGGTACCatgcccctatacttaggaagtATTTggaacaaaaaatatctaagtataagtactcgaattatcataactgaataacgcgaatattactgataataaaatttcaagctctcgctattccatgctcgtggaatcgcggttccatcgagtgttgcgagtcgataagtggcatcaccaatttgatctgcgattttgtatggtccttcccaattgtctCCAAAGACTCCGTGGGCTGGGACtttggtatttggcattacttTTCTAAGAACCAAGTCTCCTACTCGCAGAGGTTTTATCTTTACTTTCGAGTTGAAATACCTTGCTGTTCGTTGTTGATAAGCCGCGTTTTGTAGCtgcgctttatcacgcttttcttCTAAAAGATCAAGGCAAAACAACTGATTCTCGCTGTTCTGCGAGATATTGAAAGCGTCTCTACGCAAGGATCCTGCCCCAACTTCTACTggtaacatggcctcgcacccataagaaagtgagaagggtgtttcgccagttgtagatcgaggggttgtattgtaagaccataggacttgcggtaattcatccggccatgcccctttgcggttttctaattttccctttatggtgtgcttaattattttgttgactgcttctgccCATTCTTCTGCGCGGGTAAGCGGCTAACGAGAAAAGGCTTTTTTAATTCCTAAATCatcgcatagctgtcgcatctctttacagtcaaactgtttCCCATTATCTGAAATGAGCTTGTGCGGGATGCCAAAACGACAGATGATGGAAGTGTAGACGAACTCGCGCAACTTCGTTGCTGTGATGGTCGCGAGTGCTTTCGCTTCAGCCCACTTTGTGAAATAGTCAACCGCgactacagcatatttgactccgccttttcccttgggtaactcgccaattaaatcaattccccatattgcaaagggccagggacttgtgataaaatggaggttactcgggggctggtgtgtgtaagtggctattcgctggcatctatcacacctttttgcaaatgcgagggcatcttgtcgcaatgttggccagtaatacccttgccgcataatttttaaggcaagggaattacctccagtatgattgccacaaattccctcgtgtacttcacgcagtatgtaaccgcagtctcctccactgatacatttgaggAGTGGTTGattaaaacttctgcgatacaagctctggtcatatatcacatagcgggctgctcgctgtcgcaatttccttgcttctattttatcattaggtaagagccccttgtcaaggtatgcgaggataggggtcatccaggtaatctcctgaacgtcatcgatctccatgattgtttctcgatctatggttggatgagacaatacgtctaccggaattacatcgagtaattcggcttctctagtggAGGCCAGTCGGGCCAAGGCGTCTGCATGGGCATTTTgagtacgcggtactcgagacacaactacatgtttgaacttctgcatgatttcgcgaacgatggctaagtatttaaccaatcttccgcctctcgctaggtattctccacttacttgacataccacgatttgagagtcgctaaatgcttgtaggtactcgactttcatctcgagagccaatttcagacctgcgattaaagcctcatactcggcttcattgttagatgcaaaGAATTCGAAACGtagagcagcgtgtaccttgaaattattgggactgattaacaatatcccactgccagaaccttcattatttgaggccccatcgacatacaatgtccatacCTCTTTGTCTATCATGGCGATGTCCTTTCCACTCTCTACAACCGCTACCTCTGTGCTCGGGAACTCAAGTATAAAATCCGCtagggcttgccccttgatcgcggttcttggtttatacttgatgtcgaactgactcaactccatagCCCACTTTAATAATCTCCCCGATGCCTCTGGCTTTGCCAAAACctgtcttaaggggaagtttgtcaacacttcaatgctgtgagcttggaaataaggtcgcaattttcttgaggatattatcaaggcaaAAGCTAGTTTCTCCATCTGAGGgtaacgcgtctcggcgtccaataatcgcttactgacgtagtacaccgggtgttgacgtccttggtcctcgcgaaCAAGTACCGAACTGATCGCATATTCGGAGACTGCTAAATAAATAGACAAGACCTCTCCGGGCAACGGTTTTGAAAGAATTGGAGGTTGCCCCAGATGCGTTTTTAACGCTTGAAAAGCCTTCTCGCATTTCTCatcccattgaaacctcttgttacccttcaggatctgaaaaaactctttacacttgtcagaggatctggatatgaagcggtttaaggccgcgactttacctgtgaggctctgaacttcctttggcttagtcggagacggcatttctaccaacgctttaatcttcgcaggattggcttctattcctcgctgattcaCCATAAAACCGAGGAATTTTCCGGAACCcaccccaaagacgcattttaaggggtttagacgcatcttatatcgtcgcaatatgtcgaacatggcctgcaagTGCGTGATATGATCCTCCGCATGGTGCgactttacgagcatatcgtcaacatatacctccattgtctttccaatcaaatctgcgaacatcatattcactagcctttgataagtcgcacctgcgtttattaaaccaaaaggcatgaccttgtaacagtataatcctcgatcagtaatgaacgaggtatgttcttggtctggttcgtacatcgggatttgattgtatcccgagtatgcatccatgaagcttaaaagtgcgtgacctgcagtggcatcgacaagctggtcgaTGCTAGGAAGagaaaagctgtctttgggacaggctttgttcagatctgtaaagtcaacgcatgtacgccatgagccattgggctttggcacgagtaccggattggctaaccagtcggggtaaaatgactcccgtataaagccgcaggcaaggaggcggtcaacttcttctttcagcgcttggtacctcgcggggtccattttgcggcgcttttgtcggactcCTCGCACTTcagggtcaatgttcaagcgatgacacatgacctgtggagatatcccgaTCATATCTCGATTgtatcttccgcggcttgggctgcggcggtgtgatcaaggattctcggatccaagtctggtttgtctatgtgcggtacctcctcgatcctgaggatctcctggcgaggtggtggtgcgtccaaaaggtggataacattcactgtccttttttctgcgagctTGACAGCTGCattgtaacattctcgagagtcagattggactcccctcactgatcctactccagagggagtagggaacttcattgttagatgatagatcgaagtcacgatcttcatctccttcagaattggccgtccaattacggcgttatatgctgagtattgatcaattactgcgaagtc
This window harbors:
- the LOC133032378 gene encoding uncharacterized protein LOC133032378, which translates into the protein MFLRFLGSGPTLIADPVRRIFVDLDKICYFVFRNLLLTRFFFVIIADRPARPTLDVNKKGVAEILGSLPVQDRDWRLLCTTAKLREHKLIPENASLQREPVYKEPSEKQQERIDKRLSKQTPRQTSDMTFLKSAPVLKIKQKGGTPATSPVVAQKRKSDAMTSLAADSSKKLAKTTQDKGKKVVIDSPVRARDFLAMQEKLLAEIPYEDLASRSTELAVQSMALFMKAAATPSKETDSLKKQNVHFQENIKKLKQEVARVEELNKAKEKELEEVNKAKEQVELELKKSQDTIVEMARDLEAEKESGKKQYDQAVSDYIYTTLSKVPDFDFSLLGAEAAEMAEAFRAMSPTQTQGNLPDETEGVQAEEVENEVVSKIADEAAPDETTPIAPGV